From the genome of Papaver somniferum cultivar HN1 chromosome 2, ASM357369v1, whole genome shotgun sequence, one region includes:
- the LOC113348117 gene encoding uncharacterized protein LOC113348117 yields MGLSIEEEEIWKCRKHPTKKKIVSGVCPSCLRDRLNKLCPNCACELPCVHCTPLSTSSSSSGFSTSDGVAGGIITGRISNLIENEPAFRRSRSTAFHILRPSRFLNNNTQESSRFGLPPSGKKKKSSSFWSSVFTKKSSSKKVEEEEDTEEKQEEDEKENQQEMKKIMMIRSKSCYSERDQISNQNNNNGGGDDVRFSTSSNSGSSKERRSWYFPSPIKVFRQQSLKVIQQRSPLCRG; encoded by the coding sequence ATGGGGCTttcaatagaagaagaagagatatgGAAATGCAGGAAACATCcaacaaagaagaagatagtATCAGGAGTATGTCCAAGTTGTTTAAGAGATAGACTCAATAAACTTTGCCCTAATTGTGCTTGTGAACTCCCTTGTGTGCATTGTACGCCTctatctacttcttcttcttcatctggaTTTTCTACATCAGATGGAGTTGCAGGTGGAATAATTACTGGTAGAATATCAAATCTTATTGAGAACGAACCAGCTTTTCGACGATCAAGATCTACTGCATTTCACATTCTACGACCGTCCAGATTTCTAAACAATAATACCCAAGAATCGTCGAGATTTGGACTTCCTCCGTCCGGTAAGAAAAAGAAATCTTCATCTTTCTGGTCGTCTGTTTTTACTAAGAAATCATCATCtaagaaagttgaagaagaagaagacacagaagaaaaacaagaagaagatgagaaagaaaatcaacaagagatgaagaaaataatgatGATTAGATCAAAATCTTGTTATTCAGAACGAGATCAGATTAGTAATCAGAATAATAATAATGGTGGTGGGGATGATGTTAGATTTAGTACTAGTAGCAACTCCGGTagtagcaaagaaagaagaagttggTATTTTCCGAGTCCAATTAAAGTTTTCAGACAACAATCCTTAAAGGTTATTCAACAACGATCTCCTTTATGTCGAGGTTGA
- the LOC113348116 gene encoding GDSL esterase/lipase At2g04570-like, whose amino-acid sequence MLVFSVLQIMGTNKIPGVIVFGDSTVDAGNNNHIPTLARSNFLPYGQDFEGGKPTGRFCNGRLTTDFLAEMLGIKHSIPAYLDTAFGIEDFVTGVTFASAATGYDVATSKVLSVIPLSEELENFKEYLEKLTSFLGKDGAVKAARESLYFISIGTNDFIENYFTMPGRSSHFTIDEYENFLLGIARNFLTELYNLGARKLSLSGLPPCGCLPIARTLNHISVIPSLEELNRASKDFNVRLQHLMASLNKELKGIKLVYADIYHPLLHIIQNPDQYGKSWFLCFNQTLDPM is encoded by the exons ATGCTTGTATTTTCAGTTCTGCAAATCATGGGAACAAATAAGATTCCGGGAGTTATCGTGTTCGGAGACTCCACAGTTGATGCAGGAAATAACAATCACATTCCAACACTGGCAAGAAGTAACTTTCTACCATATGGACAAGATTTTGAAGGTGGAAAACCCACTGGAAGGTTTTGCAACGGTCGGTTGACCACTGATTTCCTAGCAGAGATGTTAGGGATCAAACATTCCATACCTGCATATCTGGATACAGCTTTTGGTATTGAAGATTTTGTTACCGGAGTTACCTTTGCATCAGCTGCAACTGGTTATGATGTTGCAACTTCTAAAGTGTTA TCTGTGATACCTCTATCTGAAGAGTTGGAAAACTTCAAAGAGTACCTGGAGAAGTTAACATCCTTTCTTGGGAAGGATGGTGCAGTGAAGGCAGCAAGAGAATCATTGTACTTTATCAGCATTGGAACGAATGATTTCATCGAGAATTACTTCACAATGCCGGGAAGATCATCCCATTTTACGATAGATGAATACGAGAATTTTCTCCTTGGCATTGCAAGAAATTTCCTTACTGAGCTTTATAATTTGGGTGCTAGAAAATTATCACTATCTGGGCTTCCTCCTTGTGGTTGCCTACCGATAGCAAGAACTTTGAATCACATTTCTGTAATACCGAGTTTGGAAGAGTTAAACAGAGCTAGTAAAGACTTTAATGTCAGGTTACAACATTTGATGGCGAGTTTGAATAAAGAGCTTAAGGGGATCAAACTGGTGTATGCAGATATCTACCATCCTCTTCTACATATCATTCAAAATCCGGATCAATatggtaaatcttggtttttatGTTTCAACCAAACTTTAGACCCAATGTAG